In Ovis aries strain OAR_USU_Benz2616 breed Rambouillet chromosome 13, ARS-UI_Ramb_v3.0, whole genome shotgun sequence, the following are encoded in one genomic region:
- the SLC4A11 gene encoding solute carrier family 4 member 11 isoform X2 — protein sequence MGLDGARDRHDSESRRDVLEEEPRPSSWTLQRRLERGRLSSPGKVARQVSSFQSSTTSVSFFPSRENSSVMSQNGYFEDAGYLKCDTDDASETREESLRDEAFDTVNSSIVSGESISFFVNVNLEVQPTQSGMGVVAGTGWGGHAWDGTEQIRPTSPRRPEGLGQHPEPSHFPLAECESPGGYGLLHTSRKYLMLKNFEEEIRAHRDLDGFLARARIILDETATSLDDVLRAMLYRLAQDPYNTEPECNLDLLTAMLFTDGGAPMEGKVHLLSDTIQGVTATVTGVQYQQSWICILCTSKALLRRHVCISRLVRPQNWGQNSCEVRFVILVLAPPKMKSTKTATEVGRTFATMMLDITFRQKLLKTRTEEEFKEALVHQRQLLTVMSHCPSISMDYSMSSICIIRPPQPPKQKDFLPMGKGIQEDIARRFPVYPLDFTDGIIGKNKAVGKYITTTLFLYFACLLPTIAFGSLNDENTNGAIDVQKTVAGQGIGGILYALFSGQPLVVLLTTAPLALYINVIRDICDDYNLDFNTFYAWTGLWNSFFLTLYALFNLSLVMSLFKRSTEEIIALFISITFILDAIKGTVKIFQKYYYGRDIGLFFKDKSSLGSLLDLNSSLHTALNTSFLTSPPELTSTGSQDSEPLARDTAVLSLLIMLGTLWLSYTLYQLKKSPYLHPYVRELLSDCALPISVLTFSLISSYGFQEIKMVKFRYSSSDSLFEIAEMHSLSLVAISSAMGLGFLLSMLFFIEQNLVAALANAPQNRLVKGTAYHWDLLLIAIINTGLSLFGLPWIHAAYPHSLLHVRALALVEEHVENGHIYETIVNVKETRLTSLGASVLVGFSLLLLPFPLQWIPKPVLYGLFLYLALTSIDGNQLFQRMVLLLKDQTSYPPTHYIRRVPQRKIHYFTGLQVLQLLLLCAFGMSPLLYMKMVFPLIMIAMIPIRYNVLPQIIEAKYLDAMDAEH from the exons ATGGGTCTTGATGGCGCCAGGGACCGACATGACAGTGAGAGCCGAAGAGATGTGCTGGAAGAAGAGCCTCGGCCCAGTTCCTGGACTTTGCAGCGAAGGCTTGAGAGAGGGAGGCTGTCTTCTCCAGGGAAGGTGGCCAGACAGGTCTCCTCCTTCCAGAGTTCTACAACTAGCGTATCCTTCTTTCCTTCACGGG AAAACTCTTCTGTCATGTCGCAGAATGGATACTTTGAGGATGCAG GCTACCTCAAGTGTGACACAGATGACGCCTCTGAAACCCGTGAGGAGAGCCTGAGGGATGAGGCCTTCGACACGGTCAACTCCTCCATTGTGTCTGGTGAAAGCATCAGCTTTTTTGTCAACGTCAACCTCGAGGTGCAGCCTACCCAGTCTGGTATGGGGGTTGTGGCAGGGACAGGTTGGGGGGGGCATGCATGGGACGGGACTGAACAGATACGGCCCACTTCACCAAGGAGACCTGAAGGGCTGGGGCAGCACCCTGAGCCCTCCCACTTTCCTCTAGCAGAATGTGAATCACCTGGCGGCTACGGGCTCCTACACACCTCCCGCAAG TACCTGATGTTAAAGAACTTTGAGGAAGAGATCCGTGCACACCGGGACTTAGATGGCTTCCTGGCACGGGCCAGAATCATCCTGGATGAAACGGCCACCTCCCTGGATGACGTGCTGCGGGCTATGCTGTACCGCTTAGCCCAAGACCCTTACAACACCGAGCCAGAGTGCAACCTGGACCTGCTCACGGCCATGCTCTTCACTGACGGAGGGGCTCCCATGGAGGGCAAAG TTCACCTGCTGTCGGACACCATCCAAGGGGTCACTGCCACAGTAACGGGGGTACAATACCAGCAGTCATGGATCTGTATCCT CTGTACCTCCAAGGCCCTGCTGAGGCGACACGTGTGCATCAGCCGCCTGGTCCGCCCGCAGAACTGGGGGCAGAATTCCTGTGAGGTGCGGTTTGTCATCCTGGTGCTGGCCCCACCCAAGATG AAAAGCACCAAGACTGCCACAGAAGTGGGGCGCACATTTGCCACTATGATGTTAGACATCACCTTCCGCCAGAAGCTCCTGAAGACCCGCACAGAGGAGGAATTCAAAGAAGCCCTGGTCCATCAGAGACAGCTGCTCACCGTAATGAGCCACTGTCCGAGTATcagcatggactacagcatgagCTCCATCTGCATCATCAGACCCCCACAG CCCCCAAAGCAGAAGGACTTTCTCCCCATGGGGAAGGGCATCCAGGAGGACATCGCCCGCAGGTTCCCTGTGTACCCACTGGACTTCACTGACG GCATCATTGGGAAAAACAAGGCTGTGGGCAAATACATCACCACCACCCTGTTCCTCTACTTTGCCTGCCTGCTGCCCACAATTGCTTTTGGGTCCCTCAATGATGAGAACACAAATGGAGCCATCG ACGTACAGAAGACTGTGGCCGGGCAGGGCATTGGAGGCATCCTGTACGCGCTCTTCTCTGGGCAGCCGCTGGTGGTGCTGCTGACGACTGCGCCCCTGGCCCTCTACATCAATG TAATCCGTGACATCTGCGATGACTATAATCTGGACTTCAATACCTTCTATGCATGGACAGGCCTGTGGAACAGTTTCTTCCTCACACTTTATGCCCTCTTCAACCTCAGCCTGGTCATGAGTCTTTTCAAGAG GTCAACAGAGGAGATCATTGCCTTGTTCATTTCTATCACATTCATCCTAGATGCTATCAAGGGCACAGTCAAGA TCTTCCAGAAGTACTACTATGGCCGTGACATTGGACTCTTCTTCAAAGATAAGTCCTCCTTGGGGAGCCTGCTGGACCTCAATAGTAGcctccacactgccctcaacaccAGTTTCCTGACCAGCCCACCGGAGCTAACTTCAACGGGCAGCCAGGACTCTGAGCCCCTGGCCCGGGATACAGCTGTGCTCAGCCTCCTCATCATGCTGGGCACGCTCTGGCTGAGCTACACCCTCTACCAGTTGAAGAAGAG CCCCTACCTGCACCCCTACGTGCGTGAGCTCCTGTCAGACTGCGCCTTGCCCATTTCGGTGCTTACCTTCTCCCTCATCTCTTCCTATGGCTTCCAGGAGATTAAGA TGGTCAAGTTTCGCTACAGCTCGAGTGACAGCCTGTTCGAGATAGCCGAGATGCACTCGCTATCCCTGGTGGCCATCAGCAGCGCCATGGGCCTCGGCTTCCTCCTCTCCATGCTCTTCTTCATAGAGCAGAACCTGGTGGCTGCCTTGGCTAATGCCCCACAGAACAG GCTGGTAAAGGGCACTGCCTACCACTGGGACCTCCTGCTCATCGCCATCATCAATACTGGGCTGTCTCTGTTTGGGCTGCCCTGGATCCATGCTGCCTACCCCCACTCCCTGCTGCACGTGCGAGCACTGGCTTTGGTGGAGGAGCATGTAGAGAACGGGCACATTTATGAGAC GATTGTGAACGTGAAGGAGACTCGGCTGACCTCCCTGGGCGCCAGCGTCCTGGTGGGCTtctccctcctgctgctgcccttCCCACTGCAGTGGATCCCCAAGCCCGTGCTCTATGGCCTCTTCCTCTACCTCGCGCTCACCTCCATCGACGGCAACCAGCTCTTTCAGCGCATGGTGCTGCTGCTCAAGGACCAG ACGtcatacccacccacccactaCATCCGGAGGGTGCCCCAGAGGAAGATCCACTACTTCACAGGCCTGCAggtcctgcagctgctgctgctctgtgCCTTTGGCATGAGCCCACTGCTCTACATGAAGATGGTCTTTCCCCTCATCATGATTGCCATGATCCCCATTCG CTACAACGTGCTGCCCCAAATCATTGAAGCCAAGTACTTGGATGCCATGGACGCTGAACACTGA
- the SLC4A11 gene encoding solute carrier family 4 member 11 isoform X13 produces MGLDGARDRHDSESRRDVLEEEPRPSSWTLQRRLERGRLSSPGKVARQVSSFQSSTTSVSFFPSRENSSVMSQNGYFEDAECESPGGYGLLHTSRKYLMLKNFEEEIRAHRDLDGFLARARIILDETATSLDDVLRAMLYRLAQDPYNTEPECNLDLLTAMLFTDGGAPMEGKVHLLSDTIQGVTATVTGVQYQQSWICILCTSKALLRRHVCISRLVRPQNWGQNSCEVRFVILVLAPPKMKSTKTATEVGRTFATMMLDITFRQKLLKTRTEEEFKEALVHQRQLLTVMSHCPSISMDYSMSSICIIRPPQPPKQKDFLPMGKGIQEDIARRFPVYPLDFTDGIIGKNKAVGKYITTTLFLYFACLLPTIAFGSLNDENTNGAIDVQKTVAGQGIGGILYALFSGQPLVVLLTTAPLALYINVIRDICDDYNLDFNTFYAWTGLWNSFFLTLYALFNLSLVMSLFKRSTEEIIALFISITFILDAIKGTVKIFQKYYYGRDIGLFFKDKSSLGSLLDLNSSLHTALNTSFLTSPPELTSTGSQDSEPLARDTAVLSLLIMLGTLWLSYTLYQLKKSPYLHPYVRELLSDCALPISVLTFSLISSYGFQEIKMVKFRYSSSDSLFEIAEMHSLSLVAISSAMGLGFLLSMLFFIEQNLVAALANAPQNRLVKGTAYHWDLLLIAIINTGLSLFGLPWIHAAYPHSLLHVRALALVEEHVENGHIYETIVNVKETRLTSLGASVLVGFSLLLLPFPLQWIPKPVLYGLFLYLALTSIDGNQLFQRMVLLLKDQTSYPPTHYIRRVPQRKIHYFTGLQVLQLLLLCAFGMSPLLYMKMVFPLIMIAMIPIRYNVLPQIIEAKYLDAMDAEH; encoded by the exons ATGGGTCTTGATGGCGCCAGGGACCGACATGACAGTGAGAGCCGAAGAGATGTGCTGGAAGAAGAGCCTCGGCCCAGTTCCTGGACTTTGCAGCGAAGGCTTGAGAGAGGGAGGCTGTCTTCTCCAGGGAAGGTGGCCAGACAGGTCTCCTCCTTCCAGAGTTCTACAACTAGCGTATCCTTCTTTCCTTCACGGG AAAACTCTTCTGTCATGTCGCAGAATGGATACTTTGAGGATGCAG AATGTGAATCACCTGGCGGCTACGGGCTCCTACACACCTCCCGCAAG TACCTGATGTTAAAGAACTTTGAGGAAGAGATCCGTGCACACCGGGACTTAGATGGCTTCCTGGCACGGGCCAGAATCATCCTGGATGAAACGGCCACCTCCCTGGATGACGTGCTGCGGGCTATGCTGTACCGCTTAGCCCAAGACCCTTACAACACCGAGCCAGAGTGCAACCTGGACCTGCTCACGGCCATGCTCTTCACTGACGGAGGGGCTCCCATGGAGGGCAAAG TTCACCTGCTGTCGGACACCATCCAAGGGGTCACTGCCACAGTAACGGGGGTACAATACCAGCAGTCATGGATCTGTATCCT CTGTACCTCCAAGGCCCTGCTGAGGCGACACGTGTGCATCAGCCGCCTGGTCCGCCCGCAGAACTGGGGGCAGAATTCCTGTGAGGTGCGGTTTGTCATCCTGGTGCTGGCCCCACCCAAGATG AAAAGCACCAAGACTGCCACAGAAGTGGGGCGCACATTTGCCACTATGATGTTAGACATCACCTTCCGCCAGAAGCTCCTGAAGACCCGCACAGAGGAGGAATTCAAAGAAGCCCTGGTCCATCAGAGACAGCTGCTCACCGTAATGAGCCACTGTCCGAGTATcagcatggactacagcatgagCTCCATCTGCATCATCAGACCCCCACAG CCCCCAAAGCAGAAGGACTTTCTCCCCATGGGGAAGGGCATCCAGGAGGACATCGCCCGCAGGTTCCCTGTGTACCCACTGGACTTCACTGACG GCATCATTGGGAAAAACAAGGCTGTGGGCAAATACATCACCACCACCCTGTTCCTCTACTTTGCCTGCCTGCTGCCCACAATTGCTTTTGGGTCCCTCAATGATGAGAACACAAATGGAGCCATCG ACGTACAGAAGACTGTGGCCGGGCAGGGCATTGGAGGCATCCTGTACGCGCTCTTCTCTGGGCAGCCGCTGGTGGTGCTGCTGACGACTGCGCCCCTGGCCCTCTACATCAATG TAATCCGTGACATCTGCGATGACTATAATCTGGACTTCAATACCTTCTATGCATGGACAGGCCTGTGGAACAGTTTCTTCCTCACACTTTATGCCCTCTTCAACCTCAGCCTGGTCATGAGTCTTTTCAAGAG GTCAACAGAGGAGATCATTGCCTTGTTCATTTCTATCACATTCATCCTAGATGCTATCAAGGGCACAGTCAAGA TCTTCCAGAAGTACTACTATGGCCGTGACATTGGACTCTTCTTCAAAGATAAGTCCTCCTTGGGGAGCCTGCTGGACCTCAATAGTAGcctccacactgccctcaacaccAGTTTCCTGACCAGCCCACCGGAGCTAACTTCAACGGGCAGCCAGGACTCTGAGCCCCTGGCCCGGGATACAGCTGTGCTCAGCCTCCTCATCATGCTGGGCACGCTCTGGCTGAGCTACACCCTCTACCAGTTGAAGAAGAG CCCCTACCTGCACCCCTACGTGCGTGAGCTCCTGTCAGACTGCGCCTTGCCCATTTCGGTGCTTACCTTCTCCCTCATCTCTTCCTATGGCTTCCAGGAGATTAAGA TGGTCAAGTTTCGCTACAGCTCGAGTGACAGCCTGTTCGAGATAGCCGAGATGCACTCGCTATCCCTGGTGGCCATCAGCAGCGCCATGGGCCTCGGCTTCCTCCTCTCCATGCTCTTCTTCATAGAGCAGAACCTGGTGGCTGCCTTGGCTAATGCCCCACAGAACAG GCTGGTAAAGGGCACTGCCTACCACTGGGACCTCCTGCTCATCGCCATCATCAATACTGGGCTGTCTCTGTTTGGGCTGCCCTGGATCCATGCTGCCTACCCCCACTCCCTGCTGCACGTGCGAGCACTGGCTTTGGTGGAGGAGCATGTAGAGAACGGGCACATTTATGAGAC GATTGTGAACGTGAAGGAGACTCGGCTGACCTCCCTGGGCGCCAGCGTCCTGGTGGGCTtctccctcctgctgctgcccttCCCACTGCAGTGGATCCCCAAGCCCGTGCTCTATGGCCTCTTCCTCTACCTCGCGCTCACCTCCATCGACGGCAACCAGCTCTTTCAGCGCATGGTGCTGCTGCTCAAGGACCAG ACGtcatacccacccacccactaCATCCGGAGGGTGCCCCAGAGGAAGATCCACTACTTCACAGGCCTGCAggtcctgcagctgctgctgctctgtgCCTTTGGCATGAGCCCACTGCTCTACATGAAGATGGTCTTTCCCCTCATCATGATTGCCATGATCCCCATTCG CTACAACGTGCTGCCCCAAATCATTGAAGCCAAGTACTTGGATGCCATGGACGCTGAACACTGA
- the SLC4A11 gene encoding solute carrier family 4 member 11 isoform X6, whose translation MGLDGARDRHDSESRRDVLEEEPRPSSWTLQRRLERGRLSSPGKVARQVSSFQSSTTSVSFFPSRENSSVMSQNGYFEDAGYLKCDTDDASETREESLRDEAFDTVNSSIVSGESISFFVNVNLEVQPTQSAECESPGGYGLLHTSRKYLMLKNFEEEIRAHRDLDGFLARARIILDETATSLDDVLRAMLYRLAQDPYNTEPECNLDLLTAMLFTDGGAPMEGKVHLLSDTIQGVTATVTGVQYQQSWICILCTSKALLRRHVCISRLVRPQNWGQNSCEVRFVILVLAPPKMKSTKTATEVGRTFATMMLDITFRQKLLKTRTEEEFKEALVHQRQLLTVMSHCPSISMDYSMSSICIIRPPQPPKQKDFLPMGKGIQEDIARRFPVYPLDFTDGIIGKNKAVGKYITTTLFLYFACLLPTIAFGSLNDENTNGAIDVQKTVAGQGIGGILYALFSGQPLVVLLTTAPLALYINVIRDICDDYNLDFNTFYAWTGLWNSFFLTLYALFNLSLVMSLFKRSTEEIIALFISITFILDAIKGTVKIFQKYYYGRDIGLFFKDKSSLGSLLDLNSSLHTALNTSFLTSPPELTSTGSQDSEPLARDTAVLSLLIMLGTLWLSYTLYQLKKSPYLHPYVRELLSDCALPISVLTFSLISSYGFQEIKMVKFRYSSSDSLFEIAEMHSLSLVAISSAMGLGFLLSMLFFIEQNLVAALANAPQNRLVKGTAYHWDLLLIAIINTGLSLFGLPWIHAAYPHSLLHVRALALVEEHVENGHIYETIVNVKETRLTSLGASVLVGFSLLLLPFPLQWIPKPVLYGLFLYLALTSIDGNQLFQRMVLLLKDQTSYPPTHYIRRVPQRKIHYFTGLQVLQLLLLCAFGMSPLLYMKMVFPLIMIAMIPIRYNVLPQIIEAKYLDAMDAEH comes from the exons ATGGGTCTTGATGGCGCCAGGGACCGACATGACAGTGAGAGCCGAAGAGATGTGCTGGAAGAAGAGCCTCGGCCCAGTTCCTGGACTTTGCAGCGAAGGCTTGAGAGAGGGAGGCTGTCTTCTCCAGGGAAGGTGGCCAGACAGGTCTCCTCCTTCCAGAGTTCTACAACTAGCGTATCCTTCTTTCCTTCACGGG AAAACTCTTCTGTCATGTCGCAGAATGGATACTTTGAGGATGCAG GCTACCTCAAGTGTGACACAGATGACGCCTCTGAAACCCGTGAGGAGAGCCTGAGGGATGAGGCCTTCGACACGGTCAACTCCTCCATTGTGTCTGGTGAAAGCATCAGCTTTTTTGTCAACGTCAACCTCGAGGTGCAGCCTACCCAGTCTG CAGAATGTGAATCACCTGGCGGCTACGGGCTCCTACACACCTCCCGCAAG TACCTGATGTTAAAGAACTTTGAGGAAGAGATCCGTGCACACCGGGACTTAGATGGCTTCCTGGCACGGGCCAGAATCATCCTGGATGAAACGGCCACCTCCCTGGATGACGTGCTGCGGGCTATGCTGTACCGCTTAGCCCAAGACCCTTACAACACCGAGCCAGAGTGCAACCTGGACCTGCTCACGGCCATGCTCTTCACTGACGGAGGGGCTCCCATGGAGGGCAAAG TTCACCTGCTGTCGGACACCATCCAAGGGGTCACTGCCACAGTAACGGGGGTACAATACCAGCAGTCATGGATCTGTATCCT CTGTACCTCCAAGGCCCTGCTGAGGCGACACGTGTGCATCAGCCGCCTGGTCCGCCCGCAGAACTGGGGGCAGAATTCCTGTGAGGTGCGGTTTGTCATCCTGGTGCTGGCCCCACCCAAGATG AAAAGCACCAAGACTGCCACAGAAGTGGGGCGCACATTTGCCACTATGATGTTAGACATCACCTTCCGCCAGAAGCTCCTGAAGACCCGCACAGAGGAGGAATTCAAAGAAGCCCTGGTCCATCAGAGACAGCTGCTCACCGTAATGAGCCACTGTCCGAGTATcagcatggactacagcatgagCTCCATCTGCATCATCAGACCCCCACAG CCCCCAAAGCAGAAGGACTTTCTCCCCATGGGGAAGGGCATCCAGGAGGACATCGCCCGCAGGTTCCCTGTGTACCCACTGGACTTCACTGACG GCATCATTGGGAAAAACAAGGCTGTGGGCAAATACATCACCACCACCCTGTTCCTCTACTTTGCCTGCCTGCTGCCCACAATTGCTTTTGGGTCCCTCAATGATGAGAACACAAATGGAGCCATCG ACGTACAGAAGACTGTGGCCGGGCAGGGCATTGGAGGCATCCTGTACGCGCTCTTCTCTGGGCAGCCGCTGGTGGTGCTGCTGACGACTGCGCCCCTGGCCCTCTACATCAATG TAATCCGTGACATCTGCGATGACTATAATCTGGACTTCAATACCTTCTATGCATGGACAGGCCTGTGGAACAGTTTCTTCCTCACACTTTATGCCCTCTTCAACCTCAGCCTGGTCATGAGTCTTTTCAAGAG GTCAACAGAGGAGATCATTGCCTTGTTCATTTCTATCACATTCATCCTAGATGCTATCAAGGGCACAGTCAAGA TCTTCCAGAAGTACTACTATGGCCGTGACATTGGACTCTTCTTCAAAGATAAGTCCTCCTTGGGGAGCCTGCTGGACCTCAATAGTAGcctccacactgccctcaacaccAGTTTCCTGACCAGCCCACCGGAGCTAACTTCAACGGGCAGCCAGGACTCTGAGCCCCTGGCCCGGGATACAGCTGTGCTCAGCCTCCTCATCATGCTGGGCACGCTCTGGCTGAGCTACACCCTCTACCAGTTGAAGAAGAG CCCCTACCTGCACCCCTACGTGCGTGAGCTCCTGTCAGACTGCGCCTTGCCCATTTCGGTGCTTACCTTCTCCCTCATCTCTTCCTATGGCTTCCAGGAGATTAAGA TGGTCAAGTTTCGCTACAGCTCGAGTGACAGCCTGTTCGAGATAGCCGAGATGCACTCGCTATCCCTGGTGGCCATCAGCAGCGCCATGGGCCTCGGCTTCCTCCTCTCCATGCTCTTCTTCATAGAGCAGAACCTGGTGGCTGCCTTGGCTAATGCCCCACAGAACAG GCTGGTAAAGGGCACTGCCTACCACTGGGACCTCCTGCTCATCGCCATCATCAATACTGGGCTGTCTCTGTTTGGGCTGCCCTGGATCCATGCTGCCTACCCCCACTCCCTGCTGCACGTGCGAGCACTGGCTTTGGTGGAGGAGCATGTAGAGAACGGGCACATTTATGAGAC GATTGTGAACGTGAAGGAGACTCGGCTGACCTCCCTGGGCGCCAGCGTCCTGGTGGGCTtctccctcctgctgctgcccttCCCACTGCAGTGGATCCCCAAGCCCGTGCTCTATGGCCTCTTCCTCTACCTCGCGCTCACCTCCATCGACGGCAACCAGCTCTTTCAGCGCATGGTGCTGCTGCTCAAGGACCAG ACGtcatacccacccacccactaCATCCGGAGGGTGCCCCAGAGGAAGATCCACTACTTCACAGGCCTGCAggtcctgcagctgctgctgctctgtgCCTTTGGCATGAGCCCACTGCTCTACATGAAGATGGTCTTTCCCCTCATCATGATTGCCATGATCCCCATTCG CTACAACGTGCTGCCCCAAATCATTGAAGCCAAGTACTTGGATGCCATGGACGCTGAACACTGA
- the SLC4A11 gene encoding solute carrier family 4 member 11 isoform X21, whose amino-acid sequence MGLDGARDRHDSESRRDVLEEEPRPSSWTLQRRLERGRLSSPGKVARQVSSFQSSTTSVSFFPSRENSSVMSQNGYFEDAGYLKCDTDDASETREESLRDEAFDTVNSSIVSGESISFFVNVNLEVQPTQSGMGVVAGTGWGGHAWDGTEQIRPTSPRRPEGLGQHPEPSHFPLAECESPGGYGLLHTSRKYLMLKNFEEEIRAHRDLDGFLARARIILDETATSLDDVLRAMLYRLAQDPYNTEPECNLDLLTAMLFTDGGAPMEGKAVHLLSDTIQGVTATVTGVQYQQSWICILCTSKALLRRHVCISRLVRPQNWGQNSCEVRFVILVLAPPKMKSTKTATEVGRTFATMMLDITFRQKLLKTRTEEEFKEALVHQRQLLTVMSHCPSISMDYSMSSICIIRPPQPPKQKDFLPMGKGIQEDIARRFPVYPLDFTDGIIGKNKAVGKYITTTLFLYFACLLPTIAFGSLNDENTNGAIDVQKTVAGQGIGGILYALFSGQPLVVLLTTAPLALYINVIRDICDDYNLDFNTFYAWTGLWNSFFLTLYALFNLSLVMSLFKRSTEEIIALFISITFILDAIKGTVKIFQKYYYGRDIGLFFKDKSSLGSLLDLNSSLHTALNTSFLTSPPELTSTGSQDSEPLARDTAVLSLLIMLGTLWLSYTLYQLKKSPYLHPYVRELLSDCALPISVLTFSLISSYGFQEIKTRVTACSR is encoded by the exons ATGGGTCTTGATGGCGCCAGGGACCGACATGACAGTGAGAGCCGAAGAGATGTGCTGGAAGAAGAGCCTCGGCCCAGTTCCTGGACTTTGCAGCGAAGGCTTGAGAGAGGGAGGCTGTCTTCTCCAGGGAAGGTGGCCAGACAGGTCTCCTCCTTCCAGAGTTCTACAACTAGCGTATCCTTCTTTCCTTCACGGG AAAACTCTTCTGTCATGTCGCAGAATGGATACTTTGAGGATGCAG GCTACCTCAAGTGTGACACAGATGACGCCTCTGAAACCCGTGAGGAGAGCCTGAGGGATGAGGCCTTCGACACGGTCAACTCCTCCATTGTGTCTGGTGAAAGCATCAGCTTTTTTGTCAACGTCAACCTCGAGGTGCAGCCTACCCAGTCTGGTATGGGGGTTGTGGCAGGGACAGGTTGGGGGGGGCATGCATGGGACGGGACTGAACAGATACGGCCCACTTCACCAAGGAGACCTGAAGGGCTGGGGCAGCACCCTGAGCCCTCCCACTTTCCTCTAGCAGAATGTGAATCACCTGGCGGCTACGGGCTCCTACACACCTCCCGCAAG TACCTGATGTTAAAGAACTTTGAGGAAGAGATCCGTGCACACCGGGACTTAGATGGCTTCCTGGCACGGGCCAGAATCATCCTGGATGAAACGGCCACCTCCCTGGATGACGTGCTGCGGGCTATGCTGTACCGCTTAGCCCAAGACCCTTACAACACCGAGCCAGAGTGCAACCTGGACCTGCTCACGGCCATGCTCTTCACTGACGGAGGGGCTCCCATGGAGGGCAAAG CAGTTCACCTGCTGTCGGACACCATCCAAGGGGTCACTGCCACAGTAACGGGGGTACAATACCAGCAGTCATGGATCTGTATCCT CTGTACCTCCAAGGCCCTGCTGAGGCGACACGTGTGCATCAGCCGCCTGGTCCGCCCGCAGAACTGGGGGCAGAATTCCTGTGAGGTGCGGTTTGTCATCCTGGTGCTGGCCCCACCCAAGATG AAAAGCACCAAGACTGCCACAGAAGTGGGGCGCACATTTGCCACTATGATGTTAGACATCACCTTCCGCCAGAAGCTCCTGAAGACCCGCACAGAGGAGGAATTCAAAGAAGCCCTGGTCCATCAGAGACAGCTGCTCACCGTAATGAGCCACTGTCCGAGTATcagcatggactacagcatgagCTCCATCTGCATCATCAGACCCCCACAG CCCCCAAAGCAGAAGGACTTTCTCCCCATGGGGAAGGGCATCCAGGAGGACATCGCCCGCAGGTTCCCTGTGTACCCACTGGACTTCACTGACG GCATCATTGGGAAAAACAAGGCTGTGGGCAAATACATCACCACCACCCTGTTCCTCTACTTTGCCTGCCTGCTGCCCACAATTGCTTTTGGGTCCCTCAATGATGAGAACACAAATGGAGCCATCG ACGTACAGAAGACTGTGGCCGGGCAGGGCATTGGAGGCATCCTGTACGCGCTCTTCTCTGGGCAGCCGCTGGTGGTGCTGCTGACGACTGCGCCCCTGGCCCTCTACATCAATG TAATCCGTGACATCTGCGATGACTATAATCTGGACTTCAATACCTTCTATGCATGGACAGGCCTGTGGAACAGTTTCTTCCTCACACTTTATGCCCTCTTCAACCTCAGCCTGGTCATGAGTCTTTTCAAGAG GTCAACAGAGGAGATCATTGCCTTGTTCATTTCTATCACATTCATCCTAGATGCTATCAAGGGCACAGTCAAGA TCTTCCAGAAGTACTACTATGGCCGTGACATTGGACTCTTCTTCAAAGATAAGTCCTCCTTGGGGAGCCTGCTGGACCTCAATAGTAGcctccacactgccctcaacaccAGTTTCCTGACCAGCCCACCGGAGCTAACTTCAACGGGCAGCCAGGACTCTGAGCCCCTGGCCCGGGATACAGCTGTGCTCAGCCTCCTCATCATGCTGGGCACGCTCTGGCTGAGCTACACCCTCTACCAGTTGAAGAAGAG CCCCTACCTGCACCCCTACGTGCGTGAGCTCCTGTCAGACTGCGCCTTGCCCATTTCGGTGCTTACCTTCTCCCTCATCTCTTCCTATGGCTTCCAGGAGATTAAGA CTCGAGTGACAGCCTGTTCGAGATAG